Within the Telopea speciosissima isolate NSW1024214 ecotype Mountain lineage chromosome 4, Tspe_v1, whole genome shotgun sequence genome, the region AGAATAGTTGTATTTGAAAAGCATTTTGTACCTAGGATTTGGGACGTCATTAGCCGCTAGCCTCCACCCTAATCGTATGAGCGCTTTGTTTTGATTAGAAGCAGATCTTGAGCTGAAACACCATTTATTCCTCTGCTTACAATCCTTTTCCCAATATATTGGACAATATGCAATGTCCTTCCTATGGTTTTTCATAGGAAGTGAGATTGCAAACTACTAAAGTTTTTGTGGACTATCCTAGATAGCCAGGAACAATACATTTAATAGGCTGGAATTGAGGCCATGACTGACTTAATTTGCTCCACCTGTAACGGGGTGAAGATTTACATGTTTCAAAACAAGAATGAACCCTGGCCACTATGTGCTTAGAGCATTCAGGTTACCTCAGGCTTGGCGTTCCTACTGTAAAGGATCTCACTTTTTTGGATATTAATCCATTGCCTGAAAAATGTCAAATCATTCAAGAACAGAACAAAACCTCAATCACAGAAGGATAACCCCTTATCACATTTGCTCTTAGAATACATAATGATCAATACAATGACTTGATGGGCGCCACGACTCACTTGGACCATTCATTGAAGCCTTGTACATGGGGAATCCTCCTTAGCTCTTCATTGATGTTGTATACTTGTACGTGCAGAATCCATTAAGCCATCTCCACAATAAATCATTAAAGCTCCTAGTCATCCAACAGTTGCAATTCATGGAATAGTATTAACCTGCTGGCGCCCATTGCTTCCCTGCAGTAGTTCTCTTCCTTTCTGATCAAATCCTCCTCACATTGTCACCATGAACAACGACAACTCCCTCGCTTGCAAGGGTGGCAAGTGCATTCCTTAACTGAATGAGGGCAGGGGAGAAAAGAGTCCCATCAGTATGCTTCCTTGCAAGACTAAAAGGCAATTTTTACGACTACATCTGCATAGTGCATGTGTTGTGGTAGGTAGATTTTCTCTTTTGGGGGTGGGGATGAGGTGGTTGGTTAGAGAGAGAACTTCTTACATCATTGAGGTGGACCTCTCCGGAGCTTTGCTTTTTTAGCTCGTCCAGCAACTGCAGGTGAGATATATATGCATTAAGGCATTGGATTAAATGTTTGCTAACTGTGCTTTATTTTATcctaaaacaaaatagaaaacaaaaaataaagaaaaaaaagaaagttagcATACTTCCAATAAACGGGTTGAGTGTCCTCCAATTTCCACCTTTTCCATAATTATGTTCCTGGTTGCCAATAAGAGATTCTCTCGTTTCATCCTCTCACTTGCAGAAACTCCAGTGGTAATGAGATCCATGTCAATAGTCCCTGGTCAAAAGAGTCATCACATCTTCAATTGGATGAACAAACAACCAACAGATAAATGCTACAGAAACATGGCTTAAGCTAGACGTTTACCAGTGGAGTGATCTGTTGCAGACTGTTGGAGAGCAACTTCTAGAAGTCTAAATGCCTCTGCAACATCTTGTTTTTCAACCTGCACTAAGGGGAGACACTGAATCTCATTCTGTTACAGAAACATCCTAAATTCCTGAAACAAAGGCAGGCTTCACTAACCGATTCTGAAAAACGAATCCGAGCCAAAGACTCACTAAGACGTATTAGACTCTCAAGTTGCCTAGCAGTTGCAGTTATCACCTGTTGAGGACATGGGAAACCATGCTCATTGGAGAATATAAGATAGCATTGCAAATTCTAATCGAGAAGAATAGATGCACAAACAGTGAAAAAGATGTGATCGAATCTTGATACCTTCTTGCTGCTACCTGGAAAGTTGCCTCTTCTCCTCATCTCAACATACCCTCTTGTTAATTCTTCCGCAGCTTCATCAGATAACTGTGGATGAATGTGCATTCTAGCATAGCTCACATAAGCAGTTAAAGTTGGAAGGTCCAAGACATCCTGCTCAATGCTCTGCATGTAGAAACAAGTAGGTCTTTTCAAAATGTCATCAGATCTCTACCAGGAAAAGGTACAATTGGCAATCATCATACCTCAGGATTCTCAAAGTGCAAAGCAACAATATGCTTTGCAAGACGCCTATCTGTTTGTTCATCGGCCTTGTCGAGGATTAAATAAATCAGATCGAACCTACACACGAAATGTCTGATCAGATGAACATGCTACTTAAGAGGGGGGGGAGCGCAAAAGGACAAAGTTCTTGTGGCTTCTCACCTCGACAGTAAGGTTGGGGGAAGGTGTATATTGTCAATAACAGACAAGCGAGGGTTATAGCGTGAACCGCTTGGATTAGCACAAGCCAAAACAGAAGTCCTAGCATTAAGGGAAGCAATAATTCCCGCCTTTGCTATTGATACAGTTTGTTGTTCCATCACCTTTGAAGGGTTTCATAACAATAAGAGTAAGCAACCAATTAGTTGAACAACGTTTCATCGATattaatgaaaaaggaaaagtagaCAACCCACCTCATGTAGCATGCTCCGTGCACTATCTGACATTTTATCAAATTCATCTATGCAACATATGCCTCTGTCACTTAAGACCAAGGCCCCACTCTCCAGAACCTGAAGTTTTTACATTGATGTCAAATCCCATTTTGAATTGAAGCCCCCATGGTTGCAGATTATGAATTTTATAAATAATACAAAATTTCCGTTGAGATAACGTACTGTTTCACCCGTTTCAGGGTCTTTAGCGACATATGCAGTCAAACCAACTGCAGAACTTCCTCTTCCACTGGTGTAAATGCCACGGGGTGAGAGCTTGTGTATGTACTGAAGCAGCTGTGACTTACTGGTTCCAGGGTCACCAACAAGCAGTATATTGATGTCACCACGAAAGCTGGCTCCAGATGGCAGCTTCAAAGCACTCCCACCAAACAGctaaagaaaggaaagtaattGACAAGGTCAGCGCAATTCTTAGTAAAAGAGAGAAAGTAGAGAAATTAACCATAGGTAgaaacataagagagagagagagaagtttaGCCTGATAACCTGGCAAAGAAGGCCCTTCTTTACATCATCCAGTTCCCATATGCTTGGTGCAAGGGACCTTGTTAGCCTATCATAGATATCTGGCTGCTTTGCAAGCTCTTTCAATTGCTCTACCTGGAAATTACAAGAACAAATATCAGGggtcaagaacaaaaaatcaTAGCACTCGATGGGATccaaggagggagggagggagagcgAAAGAGAGAGTAATCATTCAACCAATCCACCTTCTGCTCATAGTCAAGGGGGAATTCCTCATCATTGTTGCGAGATCCATTGTCAATATCCATAGGATCCTCAGCCCGCATTCTTGATTTATCGGTCTTTTTTAGATGAAGACAATCAATATATGTCTGCCATCAGTGGAAACTCTGTAAGTCTTTGTGATATTTTCTTTGGTTAACTCTAGTAATAATCATAAGTAGAAAGAGGGTGGATTTGAGATGATACATGCCTTGAACAAAGATTTTACGGTTCTTTGTGCTGGCCCTACTCTGACACTCATTGCCCTGTAAATCCCAGTCACCTGAAGGACAAATTAAGACTGTCagttaagaagaaaaattatCCAACCCACATGAATCCGACGAAGTTCCTAGTTCCTGCCCTACCTCGACTCTGTCACCCGGCTTTCCAGCATCCACGAGCTTATCATGCATCAATAAGCTCACAGTATGAGGTGTGCCTCCCTCAGGGATCTCATCTGGTGTCTCCTGGAGCCTTACAATCTGCTTATCCGCAAACCTGGTTTTCACAGCAGGACCTAGAGTAAATGCAATGCAATGTATCTTCCTGCAATTACTTGGGGCAATCAGTGCAACCCTAAAGTTATCAACTTGAGAACTTTACCTGCATCGGTTGTGAACCAGAGACATAGAGTTCGGTGTCTGGCACTCCTCTCTCCCGCACTTAGTAGGTTCATTGATTCGGCCTAGAAATCCCATTGTTAACAAACAAACAGAAATTGGTACCGCAAGCTTACATCAGCAAAGATGGGAAGATAAAACGATAATTTACCTCGATCCACAACAATAGGATCAGAATAGAATCCACATACAAGGCATCGGAATACAGCTTCCCTGATTTCGGGTATTATGGAACTAGAACGGATGATCATACCTTTCACAGAAACCATCTTCTCGATATCTGGTCACAGGAAATCCAGTGGCATTCCGAAGTCTTAATATGGTATACTATTAATTTTCTCAgtgaaatatttaaaaataataaggaagaagaagctgaCCAGATGGGTTTAGATTCCTCAAGGAAGTGGATGATTTGAGGTTGAAAATTCGAGCCTGGATGTGCTTCTCGAACAGAGGTTTGATGCGGCTGACCAAGTCCATGAGAACAATATCGAAGATTGCGAGCGCCTCCAGTGGGTACCGAACCATCTTGGTATAGAGGTCGGAATCGTAGTTGTAGACATCCTGAGCATCGACATCAAGTGACTCCCCTTCCACATCAAGaatgtgatggattgccctCATGTATTTCCCCTCCGTGTGAGATGGGTGATCGCGGAAGTGCCTCAGGAATCGGAGTATAGCAGCATTGACGTCCTCTACGCTGATGTTGGTTCCCCAAACAAACATCGGAGTGGCCTCTTCCGCATCGTCGCCCTCCCCACCCTCCGAAGAGGGTGGTGCATCGTCCGTCGACGTGGGGGTAGCGATCGGGGTAACCCTAGTACCGCCCCTCCTAGCTCTCCTACTCTGGGTGCTTGATGGGGTTGGGGTCGCATCCGTGGCGGCAAACCGGGAGGGCTGGGGAGGCGGAGTGAGTGATGAGCGTCTTCGCCttctgccattagcattgccgCCGGGAGATGAGAACGTGTTGTCGATCGGACTTGAGTATGAATCGTCTGGAGAAGAAGGTCCTGTAATCATCATCAACAGAGAAAAACAACAATCAGGAATATGAAATCAACTATGTCAAATGAAACAGCATTATTAGCAGAGGACACAACAAGAGGTGTCGAGAAAGGGGGGGAGGAAGGGGAGTTCGCACCGCCTCTCGTATTGTTGTGGGTAGAATCAGAAGACATGGTGGCTCTTCTGACGcacagagagagaaatagagacgAATAGATGGAGTTTTGCTCCCGGGACTATAGAAAGCAGGAGCTTCTCTGATGGTGATCTCCGCGAGGATTTAGACTTGTGGTGGTTTTGGCGGGAAATAACTCTGCATTTCCCGCCAAAATGGTTGATACGAAACGGGAGGGTTCAGCCCAACCATCTACTTACTGGTTTACCCAAAAGTAACCAAACCGGCAAGGTGTTGAAGGCTTGCAGCGAACCCATATGGTCCAGCCTTCCACGTTGAACGGAAATTGTGACATTTAGGCTAGAATTGGTATGCTCACTATTTCAATTTCGAATTGATTtcatacaaatttttttttttatcctactACTTAAGGGCACATTAACCAACTACAATCTAagggggaaggctaagacaagtcAACAAATTACAACTACCGGGGtagatttcatgaaatagtcaataaaTAGATTTTGGGAATTGGTTTTCTGTgcagagtgtggcctacgccagcactcccatgtgtctatctctctcctcctcaaaacaagggggcagaggtgtcttttcaaatggggaggagaaaaaaaaactcatggAAATGCTAGCATaagccacactctcggacagaaaactttctcccaaaCAATAAATAGAAAGTTATAGGCATGGTGTATACCCATTCGACTACCCCACCATTGGATTCACAGATGTCGTTGCAAGTGACACAAACTTTCCCACTTGGAGCCTTTGATACTCATCATAGGCCAAGACTTCATTACAATGATTAATCGATGAAAGGTCATCATTTTTGGAAAGTATTCTAGATCGATTTCGCGTTCTGGGAAGATAAAAACATTACATTCCaaaaatgtataccaaacacagcctaagttcATAAGCCCACGTAATAATCATTCTTATCAACATTTTAGGGTTAccatttgattgaatttttttttttataaacatttGATTGATTAAACACAACAAATCCATAGGAAATATAAGGGTATAGCAAAGACAAAGAAAATACAGTGACACCCTACTTTAGACAAAGATGTACTAGGAATAAAAGACAAGAAcatgaggagagagaattagGTTGTATGTGGTATGCATTTtgggtcgatttcacattctcaaatgataaaaataattgtttttatcatctgagtGTGAGATCGATCTATAATACATttaaaaaatgcataccaaacacaactttaTAAACCAATCCAAAGAACTAGTTATCGTAATTCTTTTAGAAAACTCAAATGACAAAAACAAATGCCATTTAGTCTTGATtttttctttcgtttttttACAGAAAACAAAAAGTAGGGATTACTATTTTAAAAGAatgtaatattatttttaaCACACAAGTCACCATTTTAAAGTTTACAGAAAACACACACAGAATTTATAATGTATAAACAAATGCCACACATAATTCCAAGCATACGGGGAGAAATTAACACTGGCACAATTGTCACTTTGCAAAAGCCATTTAAAAGTTTATCTAGTAGAGAaaaccatagttagcaaaaacaaaaaacgacAAAAAAACGGAGTCAtatggtacgggttttaaacggtaaagAATTGCAAACGGATGGTCAGATAAAAcggttaaaaaaagaaagaacgataaaagatggaaaatagACGGTACaagttttaaacgtttatattaaaaaagaaaaacaaataaccGACAATATTCTCGTATAAATTGATGAATCTTCATTTGAAATACATGTTTCTAATTTCGGTGTctgtgcattgaccttgagttgaaggtaaTATCATTAAAATGTAACCATTTGAGTCATATTTACTTCGATTAAAGAATCACGTTGATCAAAGTTCGCGAGtgagagatatggtcagttaagtaaGTCATTATTCaacaagtccaaggtcttaaaaaacatTATAAAAACGAGTACATGTTTAAAATGCGAATGCTTGTCGTTTGCCTTTTTTCCTGTATATTTTGGAAATATATGACAAAACGTGTCTAAAACGACAAaaataaatgaacatatgaaaTAGAGGCTTAAACGTGTTTTTTGCTAACAAAGGAGAAAACTCCAATTATACTCAACGGACAAAAATCTTAAAGGAAAATACACAAAGGAATTCTACCACCACGTTTTTAGGGAACAACGCATATATCAGGTTAATATTCCATTATCCTTTGTAAATGAGCTCACTAAACTTATTAAAAGCTATAGTTAATAGGGAAGTCAACTCGAATTCTAAAATTTTCAAGAGAAGGAATCCACGGATCAAACTAGATAGAAATACCATCTCCAATCCCAACCTCCAACTTTGATAATCCTTTTCTACACCACCAAACTCTAGAGAGCCCAGTCGAATGATGAAGGATACCAAAATTTGGAAAGTACTTCACCTAAGACTTGATTGGGTCTGATGTATATttcagaaattgtttggtttaatttttaCACCTTGTtttagtgaaatagaaatcaaatagaATAGATATTCTGAAATaactgaggagctgtttcagaacttctgttctatttttgtttgggtagaaatgtttcatttgatttcactatTGCTCTGTAATGAGCACATGATTATTTTGACAAGCTAGTAATAATTTCATGTACAAATAAAACATCACCTTTattaatggtctcaccaccaccatcaccatttttcccaaagaaatatagaaaatatattctcaaaaattaaactatcaaatgtttttttttttaatattattactgaaatatttcatattgatataaTCAaaatagttttaattttttgatatatatatatatatatatatattttctgtccgagagtgtgtgGCCTAACATTTACTCTTATCCGTATTCTATGGAGGAGGGAGGTGTGAACCAGTAAGCTTTAACCACATGCTGCGGTGCTACGTCACTGCTACCCCATGCCTAAGGCTATAACCTTGCTGAGTTGCTGTACTCTCCGCGGACTTCCGCTACGCATCAAGAGATAATCAATTTCTTAGGGTCAAAATAGTAATCAAGTATTAAACCAGGCGGGCCATGGTCGTTGGGAATTGGGACAACGGTTTCCATTTTCGCTTGACACACAAAATGCCGGAAAACCCGAGTCCGACCAGGAGATGTACGAAGCAAAGAGCTTCCCACTATTCCGGTCTTCAGTAAAAGACCCTGTTTCCGGTTACAATTTACAATTCGCAAGGGTTTTATTCATTGTTTGTTCATTGTACTACATTTTTATTACAAAAAATTGTAgtattttgatattttcttcCCCGTGCCCCCCTAGTAACGCGAATCAAAGCCTTTTCTGTCGATCAGGTTCCGCAGGGACAGAGACCGAGGCGACGAGAGATGAGGAAACGAGACTTAGCCATTCTTCTACTTTCAGCCTTCGCcatattcttctctcttcagGTCTTTGGTAACTTctgcattttcttcttcttcctaattcAATTACGAGTGTTGTTAATCGTATTGATGCTTGCTACGTTCCACAACCCTAAAAGACTATTCGACCACTGTGGATTCGGAGTCAactttgtttgatttgattttatggAACAGAAATGTGAACTGCGGTTATATCTCAGTCACTATTCGATCTCCTTAATTATTCGTATGCTGTTAATTGAAATCATAACTTCAGCGAATGTTCTTGATGGAAGCTGATTCTAATATCACACacctttttggggttttgcgCGTTTGTTTCAGCATGAAGGCGACTTCTCCTTCAAGGAGGCTTGGGTTCATCTTTCAGATGATTACCCTATCAAGTATGAAGCTGAGCGTCTACCACCTCCAGTTGTTGCCGACCTTAATGGCGACGGAAGGAGTGAAATCCTCGTGGCAACTCATGATGCCAAAATTCAGGTAATTTTTTACACTAAATTATCTTGTGAGCTCTCCAAAATTTAGTGGCAGGTTCTATTTCTGTGGTAGCCTTTCATAACTCCCCCCGTTGGAGATGTTATACGTGATTAACTGATGATGCTTGTTTGTTCTCTCATTCTGAAGCAAACTATTGTAGTGCTCATTCTTCCGGCTTTtgcttatttgtttatttatttattttaattttttttgagtgGGTAGCGGGGTTAAAATCGAAATTGGTTGCGGGATTGGCCTCTATCGATTCTGATTTGAATAGCATTACAATTGGTCAGAATTGGccgaaaccctagaaaataaaattgggaAGAAAAAACATAGATTTTCACATATATTTGGTTtattgagggtttttttttttaattattttttttattcaaggcTTTTAGATATAGCTATTAGAGAGGTAAGTTCATTGATTTTCTGCACTTTAGGGACtaaaaggaggagaaaatgaccaaaaagagAGATCTGTACACATTCATGGCTGATCCAGAATAAGGTTTTGAGAATGGGGCATATTTGGAATCGGGCTTGTTTGATTCTGATTCGAATTGACCGATTCTGATCTGATTTTTAAACCCCCATGGGGCTGGAGAGGAAGGGAGAGGAGTTTTTGTGCTCCTGCGCATTGTGGAAGTTTGTTGGAAATAATACCAATTTGACAATATAGAACTTATCTCGATGGCTTAATGCTTGAAATGAAAGAAACCACGTACTGTTGGAGAGCTTTATACACAAATGAAAATCATGAACATTTGTTGGGTCTGAGTCGTGCCACGCatcactctccttaagatcaTAGTTGGCCCCTTATGATGCAATACGGGTTCTTGTGAATtgacctccaagatgaaacaaccaTTTAGGCCTTCCAGTAGTTGTCGCACCCACTTATTGGGCCATGTTGAGACACACTCTGAGTCGTGCTCAATAACAAG harbors:
- the LOC122657928 gene encoding DNA replication licensing factor MCM4 produces the protein MSSDSTHNNTRGGPSSPDDSYSSPIDNTFSSPGGNANGRRRRRSSLTPPPQPSRFAATDATPTPSSTQSRRARRGGTRVTPIATPTSTDDAPPSSEGGEGDDAEEATPMFVWGTNISVEDVNAAILRFLRHFRDHPSHTEGKYMRAIHHILDVEGESLDVDAQDVYNYDSDLYTKMVRYPLEALAIFDIVLMDLVSRIKPLFEKHIQARIFNLKSSTSLRNLNPSDIEKMVSVKGMIIRSSSIIPEIREAVFRCLVCGFYSDPIVVDRGRINEPTKCGREECQTPNSMSLVHNRCRFADKQIVRLQETPDEIPEGGTPHTVSLLMHDKLVDAGKPGDRVEVTGIYRAMSVRVGPAQRTVKSLFKTYIDCLHLKKTDKSRMRAEDPMDIDNGSRNNDEEFPLDYEQKVEQLKELAKQPDIYDRLTRSLAPSIWELDDVKKGLLCQLFGGSALKLPSGASFRGDINILLVGDPGTSKSQLLQYIHKLSPRGIYTSGRGSSAVGLTAYVAKDPETGETVLESGALVLSDRGICCIDEFDKMSDSARSMLHEVMEQQTVSIAKAGIIASLNARTSVLACANPSGSRYNPRLSVIDNIHLPPTLLSRFDLIYLILDKADEQTDRRLAKHIVALHFENPESIEQDVLDLPTLTAYVSYARMHIHPQLSDEAAEELTRGYVEMRRRGNFPGSSKKVITATARQLESLIRLSESLARIRFSESVEKQDVAEAFRLLEVALQQSATDHSTGTIDMDLITTGVSASERMKRENLLLATRNIIMEKVEIGGHSTRLLELLDELKKQSSGEVHLNDLRNALATLASEGVVVVHGDNVRRI